The sequence below is a genomic window from Thalassomonas haliotis.
TGTATGTCATGTAATGTGGCTTGTGCTGGTCAATATGAAAAAAAACGGCTTTACCCTGATAGAACTGGTTACGGTGATCGTTATCTTGGCTGTGCTTGCCGTGGTAGCCCTGCCCAGGTTTATTGATTTGAGTGACGATGCCAATAAGGCCGTGACGGCATCGGTAATGGCAAGTTTTCACGGGGCTGCCGGACAGCTGCATTTGAAGTGGAATGTTTTGGGGGAGCCGTCGAGTATTGATGTTGGCGGCAATACCATACCTATGAGTGAAGAAGGTTATCCTGACAGCAGCACCGCAGACAGTGATGGCTGTCTGGAGATATGGGAAAATATTATGGATACTTCCATTAATATTGTCGTTTATCCGGGGACTGTGGCGACAGCTGAATGGTCTGCATTACGTTTTGGTCCGGCCTGTGTTTACATTAATCATAACGGCGATGTTTTCAATAATATTGAGACGCCTTTTTTCTCCTATTTTCCAACGACAGGTACCGGGGTTGGCTTTAACTTGGATTAAAGTTAAGCTGTGGTTGATTTGCTTAACCGGCATGTGACTTCCTGAAATCTCCGGGTGTCATGCCGGTTTCCTTTTTAAAGGCCTTATAAAAAGAGGATCGGGCATTAAAACCTACCTCAAGCGCTATGGTTAATACGTTGGCGTTATTGTCGATAATCATCGGCTTGGCACTTTTGATGCGCCATTGGTTGATAAAGTCGAAAAAGGTGCTGTCCAGGGTTTCGTTTAACGTCTGCGAGATGTAGTTAGGGGAGATGGCCAGGTGCTGAGCCAGCTTGTTTAATGACAGCGTGGCGTCGAGGTAGAGCTGTTCCTGTACCATTGCCGCGTTGATTTTGTCGGCGATACGCAAGGCCTGCTCTTCACTTAAGGCCGAGCGCTGATATTTCTTGTTGTGGCCGGTTTCAGCTTTTTTTGTCTCACTAGGTGTTGTTTCGCGATTAGTTTCCTCAGTATCACCGGCACTGCAATTTGTTCTCTTATCATCAAGGGGATTGATTTTAAGGGCTTCACTGTCGCCATAACGCCCCTCGAATCCCGGTTTTTGTCTTAAACCAAGGTAGGCCAGGCTCCATACCAGCAGCAGTGACAGGCTTGCTTCAAGTCGGCTGGTGAATGTACTTTCCAGCGCCAAATCTGACATCATTGCCAGCAGGGAGAGTATCCAGGTGCTAACGACTAAAAGTAATAAGGCGTATAACCAGCCAAGCTCCCGGTTGTCGTTGTTGGCAAATAAGTCTTTTAACTGTTTTCGGTATTGAGACAAACGCGTCACGATGCGGGTGACATAATAGCCCGACTGTACAACCCAGACGATTAGCGCCAGGAACACACTGATGACAGTGACCAGGGGCAGGCCTGAATCAGCCTCAACGCCGTCGATAAAAATGGCTTGTCTCTGTGCTGACGGCAGTGCGAGTATTAAGCCGGTGATGACCAGGCCAAAACCTGCGGGAACAAAGTGGAGCAGGTGCTTGCCTTGTATTTTCCAGGGGCTGTCACAAGTGAGCGCTTGCACATAAAGATAAAAGCTCGGCCCCAGCAGGAACCAGGCGGGAAACACCGCCGCTATATACAGGCCATACCAGGCTGGCAACAGCAGATAAAATGCCGGGCCGGTTGCCAGTACTGCGGTAGCAAGAAAGTAAGCGGCAAGCGGCAGCCTGGTTTGCCTTTGTTTTGCATCGGCTAACAGCAGGGGAATAGACAGGACTATTTGTCCAAGAGTCGCCATGGTAACGGCAAATATCAGCAGATCTTCCAAGTTCACTTTTCCTGTGGGTTGCGTATCTTAAAGAATATCATGTCTTAACGGACATTATCTGTTTTGTTGTGAACAGTATTCAAAGCGAAAAAGTGTCCGCGCTAGTAGTCTCGGACGACTTCAAGGCCTTTATCCGTCAGTCTTAGCGCTGAAGACGGTCATCTTTTCTTTTGGCTGAAATTAAAAATCACTCCGGCATTATACCGGTAAAAAAATGCAAGAAGAATATAAGGAAAGAATATGAGTAACCTGCAAAAATTTGCTGGCATCGCAGCAATTTCACAAGCCCTGATCTATATCCTGGCTTTTATTGTTTTCGGGGCGGTATTGCAATATCCGACAGGTGATGATGTTATGCTGAAATTTCAGTTTTTAGCCGATAACCTGTTACTCTTGTCGGTGATGAATCTGATTGCTTATGTATTGTTTGGTATTTTGCTGACGGTGATGGTCATGGCACTACATGAAAGGTTCAAACAACAGGCCGGGGCCTTATCCCGGTTTGCCTGCGTGTTTGGTTTTCTCTGGGTCGGCCTGGTAATTGCCAGCGGCATGATCGACAACATAGGCATGGCTGCCGTACTGAAACTTTCTGAAACCGAACCTGAACAGGCCCGGATCATGTGGTTAACCCTGATGGTGCTCGTTGAAGGTATCGGCGGCGGTAATGAGCTTGTCGGCGGTTTATGGGTACTAGTGTTAAGTTTTGCCGGTTGGAAAAGCCACGCTTTGTCAAAACCCTTGTTTTATCTCGGGGTTTTTGTCGGCACTGCCGGTATCTCAACCTGTTATCCGGCAGACGTGCTCACGGAAATTTTTGGCTTGAGTCAGATTGTCTGGTTTATCTGGATGGGGATCTTTATGCTCAGTAATAAGTTGCCGGAGCAGGATTCGGCGCTTCACTCCGGTCTTTGTACTACCGCAGCTAAATAGCCTTATATTTGGCGTACTGTGTTTGTGCCCGGCTAAAGCGCTAATTTAGCCGGGAACGGACAGGAATTTGCCCCGTTTAATAAAGTTTTTACTGCGCTAGCTTCGTCGCGGAAATCGTTTGATATCAGTTTTTCTACCACTTGCTGCTGTTGCTGATGATTTCAAAGATCCGGTTAAGGGAAGGCACAAAGCAGAGATTGTCAGCTGATTTTATGATAGTGCGTGCTTTACCCTGAACCTGCCAGCGGCAGGGCATTTTCCCTGGCATCTTAAAGGGTGAATTGCCCTGTTAATCATTGGGTTTAGCTGATGATGGCGGTGGTTTTTCCTGGTGGTTATCGCCGGGCAACAAGTCAGCGCCGCTCGGTTTTTAACCCCATCACCAGGCTGACACACATCAAGAGTAACACTAGGGTAAAAGGCAGACCGGTCGAGACGGCGCCGGCCTGCAAGGCTTCAATGGCCTGGGTACCGCCAACCCATAATAAGGTGGCGGCAATTACACCTTCGGTTACCGCCCAAAAAACACGTTGCGGCATCGGGGCTTCAATTTTTCCGCCGGCGGTAATGCTGTCGATAACCAGGGAGCCCGAGTCCGATGAGGTGATAAAAAACACCAACACCAGCACGATAGCAATAACCGAGATCACCTGGCTCATGGGGAGTTGATCGAACATCTGGAACATGGCCAGCGGCACTTCGGTGATGCCTTCTTTGGCTAAAATGCCTACCCCTTTCATGACCTGGTTGATGGCCAGGCCGCCATAAACGGAAATCCAGACCACAGTGACCAGGGTCGGGATCAGTAATACCGCGATAATAAATTCCCTGATAGTGCGCCCTTTCGAGACCCTTGCGATAAACATACCGACAAAGGGGGACCAGGAAATCCACCAGGCCCAGTAGAATACGCTCCAACCCTGGAGCCAGGCTTGATCTTCTCGCCCGTGAGGATTACTCAGCGGGATAATGTTTTCCAGATAGGCGATTAATGTTATCGGAATCGTGCCCAGGGTGATCTTAAAGGCATTAAAAATCACAAATAGCAGTAAGGCCAGGGCAAGCAACATATTGACCTTGCTGAGCAACTTAACCCCGCCTTCCAGGCCGCGGACCACCGAAAATACCGCTAAGGCGGTGACCACGGCAATCACAGTGATCTGCAAAGTGATGCTGTTGTCGATGGCAAAGACATGTTCCATGCCGCTGGCTGCTTGTTGTGCCCCCAGTCCTAAAGAAGTCGCCAGGCCGAACAAGGTGGCGAGCACCGCTAATATATCTACCAGGTGGCCGGGCCAGCCCCAGGTTTTATCGCCGAACAAGGGATAAAAAATCGAGCGGATAGAGAGGGGAAGGCCTTTGTTATAGCTGAAAAAAGCCAGTGACAATGCCACCAGGGTATAGATGGCCCAGGGGTGAAATCCCCAGTGATACATGGTTGCTCCCAGCGCCAGCCGGGCCGCTTCCGGGGTATTGGCTTCAACATGAAGCGGGGTTTTATACCAGGCGGTCAGGTAGGCGACCGGCTCAGCTACGCTCCAGAACATTAAACCTATGCCCATACCGGCGGCAAACAGCATGGCAAACCAGGACAGGCGTGAGTGTCTGGGTTTGGCATCAGCCCCTCCCAGGCGGATGCGGCCAAAAGGCGAGAACGCCAGGGCCAGGCAAAACAAGACAAAGATATTACCGGCCCAGATAAAGAGCAGGTCGAAGTTGGAGATGATTTGCCACTTGAGTCCGTCCAATACCGATTTGGCGTTTTCAGCATCGCTGATTAAGATTGCCAGCAAAAAAAACAGCACTAAACCGACACTGGCGACAAATACCGGGTTGTGAATATCAAAGCCCCATTTTTGGATATTATCCTGGCCTATGGTGTAGCTGGTACTGTGAATACTGTATTTGTCTTTACGATCACTCATCTGGGGTATCGCTCTGTTGGCTGCCGTTTGAAGCTATTAGCTCCTTCTTTGCTGCCGGAGATAAAGCTATCTCTACTAAATTAAGGATGAGTGATAAATTTATCCTTGTAAATTAAGTTAGTAGAGAAAGTTTATGAGTTTATTCCTGTCGCCTTAGTTCGGGGGATTTGCTGCTTTGCTGTAGAGGTGGTTTCTTTCCTGAATTTTTGCCTGAATTTTGACCTTAATAAAGGCTTTGGCAATTTGCATCGAGACCTTGGCGAAATCCCAGAAAACCTCGGTATTGGCATTGATATTGACCGCCACCGACATCTGATATTCTGGGATCACCATCAGCCAGCTTTGCGCGCCCCTGGAAACCCCGCCGTGATTGGCAAAGGTGATATCTCCCAATTCGCTATCGAGTTTTCTGGTGAGCACCCGCCAGCCCAGGGAATAACCGTGAGGAGTTTCACTGCCGTCGGGCAAGGTTTGCGGTGTCCAAAAGGTTTTTCTGGTTGCCGGGGAAATAAAATCGTCCCGTAAAACCGCCATGCCCATTTTTACCAGGTCGGATGAAGTAGAGATAAAACCGCCGCCGGCGAGTCTGTGGCTCAGATCTACCTTACGCCATTTCCTGACCTGTTGGCTGCGCCCTTCATCATTCCAGTAAAAATTGACTAAATTGTCTGAGTTTTCTCCTTTAAATTCTGCCATGGTTGACTGCATGCCTGAAGGGGTAAAGACTTCTTGCTGCATAATGTCGAGATAGGGAGTGGCCGCCGCATTCTCCATTATTGCACTTAATAAAACTGTGCCTAAAGAGGAGTAACTGAAGTTTTTGCCCGGTGAAAATAATAACTCGCTGCTGTCAAAAACCGATAAGGCATCTTCTACCTGCTCATACCTTGTTGATAAAGTAAGGGTTTTATAAAAACCGAGATAGTCGGTGTTTTCTTTATAGTGAGGTAGTCCCGCCATATGGGAAGCCAGCTGGCGCGGGGTGATCTGCCGCCATTGTTCATTTGGCAGGTTTTGCATGTAGTTTGAAATCGGTTGATCCAAGTCGATCAGGTTTGCATCCACCATCCTGGCCAGTGCCGTGCCGGTCAGGGCCTTGGCGGTGCTGCCAATTCGAAACTGGCTTTGTGGGCTTGCCGGTATTTTCGCTTCGATATCCGCCCAGCCGGAGACACCGGCCCAGACGAGTTGATCATTTATCGCTACGGCCGCCGAAATCGCCGGGGCATTAATATCGTTTTTATGCCGGGTTAATAACGCCTGCATTTGCTCGGCGGCATTTTGGTAAACCGGGTTATACAGAATTTGCTGGCCGGGGCTTTCTTTGGGTATGGCTATAAAGCGGTAAAACGGCAGGAAGGCTATTTTATTTTTATGGGCCAGGGTCTGATAAACCGGCCAGGCGAATATTAAAATTATTGCGAAAATCCCGGTTACAGCCAGGGATAAAACCTTTACTTTTGATAACTTAATCATTTTATACATTCCAGAGTTGAGAATGTTTAAAGGCTAAGTAACTCAGGTTATTAAAGCTTATCGTTTTTAAAAAAAGCAGATCATTTTTGAAAATGATCACGATATTCTTTTGGTGATCTGCCGGTTTTCGCTTTAAAGGCCCGGTTAAAGGTGGCCACCGAGCCATAACCCAGCTCCAGTGCCAGGGTTAAAATAGGTTTGCGGATATGACGGATATCTTCCAATTGCGAGCAGGCTTCAACCAGGCGGTAGCTGTTTAGGAAATCGGAAAAGTTTCTAAACCCCAGGTGCTGGTTAATTAATTTACGTAACTGGTGCTCGGGGGTTGCGAGCTCGTTTGCCAGGGCTTTGATGGTTAGTTGTGACTGCATATAAAGGCCGTTTGCCATTTGCTGGCAAAGCTGTTGATAGACGGCTTGATATTCGACCGGGATCACCGGTGCGGTGTTATCCGTTATTTCTTGCTGATTTTCCACTGTGCTTGATAGCGGGGTCAGATCTTTGAAGCTGTCACGGAAAAAATACCAGCTAAATAGGGATGTCGATAATAATACCAGGCCGGCATTGCCGAGGCTGAATAGCGTGGCATCTCTTAATGAGGCGTCGCCGAGTTCTAACATCAGGATCAAAGAAAAGTAGACGCAGCTGGCAAGGGTTAATACCAGGCGGCTGTTGCGCCTGGCAGTCACCAGATCATCTTTGAGATCTTTGAGGGCGATAAAAATAATGTGCAGCAGCAAAATAAGCTGAACGCCGTGATTGATATCATGGAATATACCCCTTCCCTGCAAATAGCCAAAAAAGTATACAAACCACAATATGGCCCCGGCTGCCAGGGTTTTAGCCGTTAACGGCCAGCGTTTAGGGCGCCGGTGCTCTTTTAACATGCCCCCGTTTACCAAGCCCTTGTCTAACAGGGCAAGAGCAAAATACCATAACAGATAGGGGGTAAGTTCAGTGAAAAACAATAAAATCCCCCTGAGTATGCCGTAATGGTGATCCGGTACCGGGGCGGTCAGTAACAGGTAGGCGGACAAACAAACGGCCAGGCTGCTGCCAAGCAGGGCTTTTAGCTCCCGGCTGTCGGATAAAAGATATAAACTTAGCAGCGATAACTGTCCTACGGCTAAAAAGCGCAGCAGGAGATCTAAGAGATCAGGGAAAGATAAAGTCATATGTTAGTTTTGTCGCGGAGCAAATTCAAAGCGGAAAAGCTTAACATCTAACGGATTATCTACAAAGTCCAGCTGTGGCGCTATTTGCCGAAGCGATAAACTTTAAGGCATAAAAAAGCCCGCATCCGGGCTTTTTATCTGCTGATACTCCTGACTGAAAAAGGTAGCCAATGAATGGATTGGGTGCTGAGTTATTTTTTGATGCTAAGATCCTGCTCAAATAACTTCTCATAAGGGCTGGGTTCTTTGATGTCTTCCTGACCTCTTTGTTGTGGATACATGGCCTGTTCGCCATTGGTTAAGTAGCGTATTTGTACATCCGCCTGGGTAAAGTCGGTGATCCTGTGGCAATAACCTATGCGTTTGAACAAGGCGTTACCAAAGCCGTAAACCGGGCCGAAGCGGCCATTGTCTCCCCATTCGTTCCAGTGGCCGGCACCAAGGTTGTTACGGGAGCTGGTGACGATATCGAAGGTCATGCCGTCATTGCCTTTACCTTCCCAGAAGTTACCGACCATTTTGACGCTGTCTCCTTCCTGGGAGTAATGGCCGTGCCAGTTGGGGTAGGTGGTGGAGTACCATTTCCCCCGGATATGGGTGCCGACTACGGCATAAGGCAGGTAGCAAATGTTCTGGGTGGCCCATTGGGTGTGCCCCGGGGCGCTGTCGTTGTAGAAGGTGATTGACCAGAGGTTGCCCAAGTCATAAACATTCGGATCATGCTTGGGGTAGGCCATTGAGTTATGCGCGGTAACCAGCAGGGATGCCGCAATCAAGGTTTTTACTAAAGTAGGCGCTTTCATTGTCTGATTTCCTTTATGCCTCAAATTGATCATCACCCAGTTCAGGTCGAGGCATAGAGCCTGGACTGAGATAAAAATACAGTTAACGGAAATTATTCATGTTTGTTGTGTTCAAACTGTTTCCGGCAGATTTCGCTGCTTTTCATTATCTAGGTGCAGGCAGGGCTGTTTTTATCTCAGGTGTTATCTGCCCCTGTTGTTGTAAAACCGTTTTTGCCGGTGAAGCTTTTTGTTATTGCAGGGAAAAATTTTTGCTGATTTGCTTTTGCTGCTAAATCCCGGCGATATCTGCGGGATGTTATAACCGCAACCGGGAAGTCATTGCTCCCCGGCGGTCTTATTTTTATTCTTGCTAACCCAGCTACAAAAAATATTCCGGGGCATCCGGGATCACGATTCTGGATATGTCCTGGCGCAACTCTGGCGGAATAAGCAAGTCATGCTCTAAATAAACCACTGCATCTCCTGTCTGGGGGTGGAGGGAGAGTTCTATATCGTCATCGAATATCTCATTAAAGAGCGCCAGTTCACCGCTGATAGATTGATTAACATCGGCCCGGTTGACGGTAAATCCCAAAGACTGAAAATGCTCTGAGACTTTTTCAAAGGAAGCGGCAAAAGGACTTGGCGTTTCGGGCCGCTCGCAAGTGAGGATGGTATGGGATTGTGCGTTTTTTTTGCCGTCATCAGGAAAAAACTTAATAACGGCGGAGATCATCTTGCTCATGGCTCTGTACCTCAGGTCTTGATTGAGAGTTAACGGCTCTGCCCTGGGCATGGCTCCAGGGGTAAGCACCGGTTATGTCTAGTTAGTGTTGCCACAGAACAAATTATCTCACTCCGGTAATGGCTTGATAAAAAATGCCGCCAGGGGTCGGCTTGATGGTGGTTTTTTGCCATTTTTCAGGGCGGCTGGATAATGGCGGCGCTGAGCGATTTGCCTTCACAAACTTTTCTTTCAAAGTGAAAGTAATCTACGCTATGTACATGAAAAAATATCTTTCTAAGAAATGGGGCAAACTTTTGGCTGTCTCTCTGGTTTTAGTGAGTTATTTACTTTTGCTTATTTGGGGGGGGCAGGCACAAGCCCTTGATAAGTCAGCCGCCCGGTCATTGGAGCCAGGCACAGCATATAGCGGCATAGTGGGGGACAGGGACAGCTATTTTTTCTCCCTGGCCAGCTCTCAGGCGATGTTGCTGGAAGTCAGCCAGCCCAATACCGACATCAAACTTGTCTTATCCGACACAGCCTTTTCTCCTGTTAACCCCGGGTTTGCCGCCAGTATTCCGGCAAGAAACTGGTTGCCGGAAAAAGTACTGGTGAGTACCGAGGTTTGCAGCCGCTGTTTACTGCAGCTTGTTCCCGTCAATAATGCCGATAAATCAGGAAGATATACCTTAACGGCAAGAAGTTTGCTTTCAGAGCAGCATCAGGCGGAAATTGATTTTTCAGCAGCGATGACTCAAGCGGCAATAGCCTGGCTTAAGGTTGATGAAGGGCAGGAAGAATTCAGCCGGGTGTTCGAGCTTTACCTTAAGGCCATCGCCCTGGCCGATCAGCTTGGCAGCACTAGTGCCAAAGTCAGGAGTTTATACCTGGCTTCCCAGGTGGCCCATTGGCTTGGTAATTATCAGGTGCAGCAGGAGTTTGTTACCCGGGTGATTGAGCTGAGTGAAAATGATCGGCAGCAATACCGGTTAAATGCCATTTTTGATTTAGGGGTCATTGCCTATGAAAATAAACAATTCGAACTCTCCAGCCGCTATTTAACCCGGGCCCGGGAACTGGCCCGGCTGCAAGGGCACAAGCTCATGCAGGCGAAAATTTTAAGCCGCCAGGGATTGATTGTCGGGGGGGAAGGGCGTCAGGTTGAGGCCGGACAATATTTTGAACAGGCTTACCGGGTTTTTATTTCCTCAGGAGACTGGCGCAGTACGATTGAAGGTTTGATCAATCTCGGCTGGTCCAATCTTCGTCACGGCGACCAGGGGCTTGCGCTTAATTATTACCACCAGGCAAGATCTTTTGCCGCCAAGGCGGAGTTGCCTAACCTGGAAGCCCAGGCACTGATCGGCATAGGCAGCAGCTATGGGCGTATGGGAGATATAGATCAGGCCATCAGTTTTATCGATCAGGCCTTAAGGCAGAGTGTGAAATTTTCCTATGTCTTTTTTCATGCCCGGGCGCTCCAGGCGAAGGCGCAGATATTGTTAAACGCCGGTATGTTTGAGTTGGCCAGGGACGTGTTTGAAGAGGCCTACCTGGCTTATGGCAAGGTAAATGCCGTGGCGGATCAAATCAATATCCGCTATTTCCTGGGGAAAGTACACAATAGCCTTGGCAGTTATCAAAAAGCGGAAGATTATTACCGGGAAGTGCTGGTTTACGATAAACAGACCGATAACCGCCTGGATATCGGCAGCGGCTATAACCGGCTGGCGGAAACGGCACTTGAACAAAAGCACTACGCCCGGGCGCTGGCCTACCAGCAGCAGGCACTGCATTATTTACAGGATGCCGATGACGAGCATGTCAAAGGCCGGCTTTATAGCCAATCTGCCATAGTGTACTTTTTTAATGGTTTAGTCGATGAGTCCGCAGCATATTTTAGCCAGGCCAGGCAGTTGCAGTTAAAACTCAATGATTATGCCGGTTTGATCACTACAGGTTACCGTATGGCGATAGCCGAAGCGGCCAGGGGGAATAAAAAGCAGGCGGTGCAAGCGCTTGAGCAGGCTATCGGCTATATTCAACAACAGCAGCAACATGTCAGTCTGGGCGATCTGCGGCGTAGTTTTCTGGCGCAACAACAAAAAATCATCGGTATGCAAATTGGACTGATGCGTGACACCCGCTCGGATGCGGCGGCGACACTTGAACTGTCGGAAATGTTCCGCTCGCAAACATTAAACGAATGGTTACGGGATCTCAGTGAAGCCAAACCTGTCCCTGCCGAGCTGGCAAAAAGCCGGGCCGAATTGCAGAAAACCCTGCGGTCGCAGGTCATCAGCTATCACCAGTTGGCGGATGCCGTCAGCCGGGAGCAGATCATCCGGGAAACAAGAAAAACCGCCTATCAGTTACAGCAACTGGAAGCGGCCTTTCAAACCGGTAAAACCGGCGATAAACCCGGGGACATTAAGTCTGCGGATATCGGGCAAATACAGCAGGGTTTAGATCTCAACTCGCTGATCTTATATTTCGATACCAATGCCGGTGAAAGTTATTTATGGACGGTAGCCAAAGATAATATCGAGCTTTACAGCCTGCCTTCGAACCAGGTGCTCTCTGATCAGGTACTGGCGGTATTGTTACAGGTGCGCGACGCTCCGGGCAGCAGGCATGGCAATCGCAGCAAGCAGCAAAAACAGGCGATTAAGCAGCTTTCCGATACCCTGTTTCTCGACAAGGATATCCCGTGGCAGCAATATGACAATTTACTGATAGTGCCTGACGGAGCCTTGAACTACCTGCCGCTGTCAATGCTAACCTTGCCCGGGCAGGGGTCCTTAGTGGAAAGCAAGCAGGTCAGCTATATGCCTTCTTTAGGGGTCTTATCCCAGCTATTAAGCCGTGAAGTGCAAAGCGGTGAAGGTAATAAAATTTTGCTGCTGGCCAATCCGGCAATGTTACCGGCGGGTAAAGGCAATAGCCAGTTTGCCCGCTTGCGGGCAGGGTTTGAAACCGGAGAATTGCCCTATACCGCAAAAGAAGCCAATTCTATTATTGAAATTGCCGGCAGCCGGGTGTCGCTGTTAAGCCGGAAAAATGCCAGTAAAAGTCAGTTACGCGCCCAGGCGCTTGCAGACTATCAGATCATACATTTTGCTACCCACGGCCTGGCCAGTACCGACGAACCGGCATTGGCGGGTTTAGTGCTTTCCAATGCCTTATCCAACGATAATTTGTTGCTGGCCCCTGAGATCATTAATCTTGATATAAATGCCGAGCTGGTGGTGTTAAGCGGCTGTGAAACCGCCCTGGGCCGTTTAATTGACGGGGAAGGGCTGCAGGGATTAAGCCGGGTATTTTTTGAAGCGGGTACCAGGCGGGTAGTGGCCAGTTTATGGTCGGTTCAGGATGACGCCACGGCGAAGCTTATGGGGGCGTTTTATCGCTTTTTACTTGAAGATAAAAAGGCCCCCGGGGAAGCGCTGCGCCTGGCCAAGCTGGAGGTGAAAAACTATCAGCGCAGGAACCGGCAAAAGCCCTGGAAAGACCCCTTCTATTGGGCTGGATTTGTTCTGCAGGGGCCGGGAGGTGCCTGGTTTGACTGAGCTGAGTGAAGCAGAAGTGGCGCGTACTTTGGTGGCGCGGATATTAAACGGCGAGCCGGCGGCGGAAGCTGAGATGGTGCAGCGCTATAACCGGGGTCTTGTCTTTATGTTGAATCACAGGTCGAAAAATCGTGCCCTGGCAGAAGATTTGGCGCAGGAAACCTGGCGGATTGTGATTGAAAAAGTGCGCGCGGGTGATCTCAAGGAGCCGGCCAAACTGGCGGCCTTTATCGTGCAGATAGGTAAAAACCAGTTATTGATGACCTACCGGGGCAGCCATCATAA
It includes:
- a CDS encoding RNA polymerase sigma factor, whose product is MTELSEAEVARTLVARILNGEPAAEAEMVQRYNRGLVFMLNHRSKNRALAEDLAQETWRIVIEKVRAGDLKEPAKLAAFIVQIGKNQLLMTYRGSHHKKTTTEVDTTQTVDPASQPHLIIERYNTALIVRKLVDEMKTPRDRELILRFYIKEEDKQQICQDLGLNELHFNRVLFRARQRFKQLWSEYIEAGADP